The Lycium barbarum isolate Lr01 chromosome 9, ASM1917538v2, whole genome shotgun sequence genome has a segment encoding these proteins:
- the LOC132611745 gene encoding uncharacterized mitochondrial protein AtMg00810-like produces MLVTGDSLKMIEESKSELQQIFQMKDLGELKYFLGIEFARSKERILMHQRKYSLELISELGLSAARPICTPIDINVKLTTKEYNDYLKNNNAKQLKGNNAKEPLLSDVGSYQRLIGKLLHLTVTRLDISFSVQTLSQYLQQPKKSHMEPATRIVRYIKNQPGQGVLISNKPIQEVTAFCDADWSACTHTRRSVSGFLIKLGESLVSSKSKKQTTISRSSAKAEYRSMTITVSELTWLLGLLKELEAEVKLPVNIYSDSKSTIQIEANPIFHERTKHIEIDRHFIREKIQQGFM; encoded by the coding sequence ATGTTGGTTACTGGTGATAGTCTAAAAATGATTGAAGAAAGCAAAAGTGAACTACAACAAATATTCCAAATGAAGGACCTAGGGGAATTGAAGTactttctaggaatagaatttgCTAGATCAAAGGAAAGAATTTTGATGCACCAAAGAAAATACTCATTAGAACTCATCTCAGAGTTGGGATTGTCAGCTGCTAGGCCAATATGTACTCCAATTGACATCAATGTGAAGCTGACAACAAAGGAATATAATGACTATCTGAAGAACAACAATGCAAAACAATTGAAGGGTAACAATGCAAAAGAACCACTACTATCAGATGTAGGCTCATACCAAAGACTGATAGGCAAATTACTACATCTTACAGTTACAAGACTAGATATTTCCTTTAGTGTGCAAACTTTGAGTCAATATCTTCAACAACCAAAGAAGTCACACATGGAACCAGCTACAAGAATTGTTAGATACATTAAGAATCAGCCAGGACAAGGAGTGTTGatttccaacaaaccaattcaaGAAGTAACGGCATTTTGTGATGCTGATTGGTCAGCCTGCACACACACTAGAAGATCTGTGTCAGGATTCCTTATCAAACTAGGAGAATCATTAGTATCCTCGAAATCCAAGAAGCAAACAACTATTTCCAGAAGTTCTGCAAAGGCTGAGTATAGGAGTATGACAATAACAGTTTCAGAACTCACATGGCTATTGGGATTACTCAAAGAACTAGAAGCTGAAGTTAAACTGCCTGTCAATATCTACAGTGACAGTAAATCAACAATACAAATAGAAGCAAATCCAATCTTTCATGAGAGGACAAAGCATATTGAGATAGACAGACACTTCATTAGAGAAAAAATTCAACAAGGATTTATGTAG